The Elgaria multicarinata webbii isolate HBS135686 ecotype San Diego chromosome 1, rElgMul1.1.pri, whole genome shotgun sequence genome has a window encoding:
- the STRADA gene encoding STE20-related kinase adapter protein alpha isoform X2 — protein MSFFVSKPERIRRWMSEKFIFEGLRELELFGEQPLGDSRRKADEASSESIASSPQRDTMSSYLPDINCYQLLTIIGKGFEDLMTVNLARYKPTGEFVTVRRINLEDCTNEMVAFLQGELHVSKFFSHPNLVPYKASFITDNELWVVTSFMAYGSAKDLICTHFMDGMGELAMAYILQGVLKALDYIHHMGYVHSIKVLPWLSPEVLQQNLQGYDAKSDIYSVGITACELANGHVPFKDMPATQMLLEKLNGTVPCLLDTTTIPPEELTMKLSRSGASTGLGEGMAASSARASNGEAVPHPYHRTFSPYFHHFVEQCLQRNPDFRPSASTLLNHSFFKQIKRRASEALPELLYPVTPITSFEGMQAGDPNLIFGLVSNLEQLEMDDWEF, from the exons ATGTCTTTCTTTGTAAGTAAACCAGAACGAATTAGG AGGTGGATGTCTGAGAAGTTCATTTTTGAGGGCTTGAGGGAGTTGGAACTATTTGGAG AGCAGCCTCTGGGTGACTCTCGGAGAAAA GCCGATGAAGCAAGCTCAGAGTCAATAGCATCTTCCCCCCAAAGGGACACCATGAGCAGTTATCTACCTGACATCAATTGTTACCAATTACTAACCATAATAG GGAAGGGCTTTGAAGATCTAATGACTGTGAATCTGGCACGGTATAAACCAACAGGAGAATTTGTCACTGTCCGGAGGATCAACTTAGAGGACTGCACCAATGAGATGGTAGCATTTTTGCAG gGTGAGCTTCATGTCTCAAAGTTCTTCAGCCATCCCAACCTTGTGCCATATAAAGCATCCTTCATAACTGAcaatgaactgtgggttgttacgTCTTTCATGGCCTATG GTTCTGCGAAAGATTTAATTTGCACTCATTTTATGGATGGGATGGGTGAACTAGCTATGGCTTATATACTCCAAGGTGTACTGAAGGCTCTTGATTACATTCACCATATGGGATATGTTCACAG CATCAAGGTCCTACCATGGCTAAGTCCAGAGGTGTTGCAGCAG AATCTCCAAGGGTATGATGCAAAATCTGACATTTACAGTGTAGGAATAACAGCCTGTGAGCTGGCGAATGGCCATGTCCCCTTTAAGGATATGCCTGCAACTCAG ATGCTTTTGGAGAAGCTCAACGGCACTGTCCCTTGTCTCCTGGACACAACAACTATTCCTCCAGAGGAGCTGACCATGAAACTATCACGCTCCGGGGCCAGCACTGGGCTTGGGGAAGGCATGGCAGCCAGCAGTGCCAGGGCCTCTAACGGAGAGGCAGTACCACATCCCTACCACCGTACCTTCTCGCCCTACTTCCACCACTTTGTGGAGCAATGCCTGCAGAGGAATCCAGACTTCAG GCCAAGTGCAAGTACACTGCTCAACCATTCCTTTTTCAAACAG ATCAAACGCCGTGCATCTGAAGCACTTCCTGAACTGCTGTACCCAGTCACACCAATTACTAGCTTTGAAGGCATGCAAGCGGGAGACCCTAACCTTATTTTTGGACTAGTTTCCAATCTGGAACAGCTCGAGATGGATGACTGGGAATTCTAG
- the STRADA gene encoding STE20-related kinase adapter protein alpha isoform X1 has product MSFFVSKPERIRRWMSEKFIFEGLRELELFGEQPLGDSRRKADEASSESIASSPQRDTMSSYLPDINCYQLLTIIGKGFEDLMTVNLARYKPTGEFVTVRRINLEDCTNEMVAFLQGELHVSKFFSHPNLVPYKASFITDNELWVVTSFMAYGSAKDLICTHFMDGMGELAMAYILQGVLKALDYIHHMGYVHRSVKASHVLISADGKVYLSGLRSNLSMISHGQRLKVVHDFPKYSIKVLPWLSPEVLQQNLQGYDAKSDIYSVGITACELANGHVPFKDMPATQMLLEKLNGTVPCLLDTTTIPPEELTMKLSRSGASTGLGEGMAASSARASNGEAVPHPYHRTFSPYFHHFVEQCLQRNPDFRPSASTLLNHSFFKQIKRRASEALPELLYPVTPITSFEGMQAGDPNLIFGLVSNLEQLEMDDWEF; this is encoded by the exons ATGTCTTTCTTTGTAAGTAAACCAGAACGAATTAGG AGGTGGATGTCTGAGAAGTTCATTTTTGAGGGCTTGAGGGAGTTGGAACTATTTGGAG AGCAGCCTCTGGGTGACTCTCGGAGAAAA GCCGATGAAGCAAGCTCAGAGTCAATAGCATCTTCCCCCCAAAGGGACACCATGAGCAGTTATCTACCTGACATCAATTGTTACCAATTACTAACCATAATAG GGAAGGGCTTTGAAGATCTAATGACTGTGAATCTGGCACGGTATAAACCAACAGGAGAATTTGTCACTGTCCGGAGGATCAACTTAGAGGACTGCACCAATGAGATGGTAGCATTTTTGCAG gGTGAGCTTCATGTCTCAAAGTTCTTCAGCCATCCCAACCTTGTGCCATATAAAGCATCCTTCATAACTGAcaatgaactgtgggttgttacgTCTTTCATGGCCTATG GTTCTGCGAAAGATTTAATTTGCACTCATTTTATGGATGGGATGGGTGAACTAGCTATGGCTTATATACTCCAAGGTGTACTGAAGGCTCTTGATTACATTCACCATATGGGATATGTTCACAG GAGTGTGAAGGCCAGTCATGTCCTGATTTCTGCAGATGGGAAAGTGTATCTCTCTGGCCTGCGCAGTAACCTAAGCATGATCAGTCATGGTCAACGTCTCAAAGTAGTTCATGATTTCCCTAAGTACAGCATCAAGGTCCTACCATGGCTAAGTCCAGAGGTGTTGCAGCAG AATCTCCAAGGGTATGATGCAAAATCTGACATTTACAGTGTAGGAATAACAGCCTGTGAGCTGGCGAATGGCCATGTCCCCTTTAAGGATATGCCTGCAACTCAG ATGCTTTTGGAGAAGCTCAACGGCACTGTCCCTTGTCTCCTGGACACAACAACTATTCCTCCAGAGGAGCTGACCATGAAACTATCACGCTCCGGGGCCAGCACTGGGCTTGGGGAAGGCATGGCAGCCAGCAGTGCCAGGGCCTCTAACGGAGAGGCAGTACCACATCCCTACCACCGTACCTTCTCGCCCTACTTCCACCACTTTGTGGAGCAATGCCTGCAGAGGAATCCAGACTTCAG GCCAAGTGCAAGTACACTGCTCAACCATTCCTTTTTCAAACAG ATCAAACGCCGTGCATCTGAAGCACTTCCTGAACTGCTGTACCCAGTCACACCAATTACTAGCTTTGAAGGCATGCAAGCGGGAGACCCTAACCTTATTTTTGGACTAGTTTCCAATCTGGAACAGCTCGAGATGGATGACTGGGAATTCTAG